A DNA window from Coffea arabica cultivar ET-39 chromosome 6c, Coffea Arabica ET-39 HiFi, whole genome shotgun sequence contains the following coding sequences:
- the LOC113692854 gene encoding uncharacterized protein isoform X1, whose product MMTDLKPFKLDIDELISEFAQAGSTEFAELKAIWRSRKFSFIFEASPSTNQACFTQSLFAHAIGYMVSGNSLSHRLGGLYCLYCLFETQPFKPPFKIYLCLRELKELRNIIVCAKEKDIKVVSALVKHMLQRNMFLFGFVDITDGSATERVNEVSDIQNARVQVAYKKLFANTRIEDFIHMDLGMELDVDLLKRKSSEYAAAKELIIKEAGEVIDVHSIEHNMENKQLIGDVVEKTAEDWNNEKGLFYQQTGMGPLSITSNQLARLTGSTEKSHLLGSVPPGEQETNRHSIRQRCDDNFAGNELDNFIPEQDFGKIKEQDDGHDDENFGNELEAELLCLPEFEDEGKDDK is encoded by the exons ATGATGACGGACCTGAAGCCATTCAAGCTGGACATTGATGAGCTCATCAGTGAATTTGCTCAG GCTGGATCGACTGAATTTGCAGAATTGAAGGCAATTTGGCGTTCAAGAAAGTTCTCTTTCATCTTTGAGGCCAGTCCTTCCACAAACCAGGCTTGCTTTACGCAGTCCCTCTTCGCCCACGCCATTG GATACATGGTGTCTGGAAATTCCCTTTCACACAGACTGGGTGGGCTTTATTGCCTTTACTGCTTATTTGAGACTCAACCATTCAAGCCTCCTTTCAAGATTTATTTATGTCTAC GTGAATTGAAGGAGCTTAGGAACATCATTGTCTGTGCTAAAGAAAAGGACATAAAAGTGGTTTCTGCTTTAGTAAAACATATGCTACAGAGGAATATGTTCCTTTTTGGATTTGTGGATATAACTGATGGCTCTGCAACAGAGAGGGTAAATGAAGTCTCAGACATTCAGAATGCACGTGTTCAAGTAGCATACAAGAA GTTATTTGCTAATACGCGGATTGAAGACTTCATCCACATGGACTTG GGAATGGAGCTTGATGTTGATTTGCTCAAAAGAAAATCATCAGAATATGCAGCTGCTAAGGAACTAATTATCAAAG AGGCTGGTGAGGTTATAGATGTCCACAGCATTGAGCACAATATGGAAAATAAGCAATTGATTGGGGATGTGGTGGAGAAGACTGCAGAAGACTGGAACAATGAGAAAGGGTTGTTCTATCAACAAACAGGCATGGGCCCTCTATCCATTACATCTAACCAGCTCGCACGGCTCACTGGTTCCACAGAAAAGTCCCATTTACTTGGGAGCGTGCCGCCTGGAGAACAGGAAACAAATAGGCATTCTATACGGCAAAGATGTGATGACAACTTTGCAGGAAACGAACTGGACAACTTTATACCTGAGCAAGactttgggaaaattaa
- the LOC113692550 gene encoding zinc finger BED domain-containing protein DAYSLEEPER — MSTPTVDAPAPDIKPDMAADMTADIPTDITADVEMPTAAANNQIVPVEPQPNNIETPPSNPETQPNKRRKKKSIVWEHFTIETVGAGCRRACCKQCKQSFAYSTGSKVAGTSHLKRHIAKGTCPVVLRNQEKNQSSPFSAPSKVGGYGAGTDTPRRRYRTTAPPYVSFDPDRCRDEISRMIIMHDYPLNIVEHPGFVAFVQNLQPRFDMVSFNTVQGDCVATYLREKQSIQKVIEAMPGRICLTLDMWSSCRGLGYVFLSGHFIDSEWKMHRKLLNVIMEPYPDSDAAFSHAVAACLSDWSMEGKLFSVTINQSLSDAAVDNLRALLSVKNPLVLNGQLLLGNCLARSLSSIAQDALTSVFGTVKKVRDSVKYVKTSESHEEKFLELKQQLQVPSTKVLAIDDLTKWNTTYEMLLAASELKEVFSCLDTSDPDYKEAPSLEDWKQVETLCTYLKPLFETANLLTVPTVPTTNTFFHEAWKIQLELGRAAGSEDPFISRLTKSMQEKFDRYWKSCCFILAIAVVMDPRFKMKLVEFSFSKIYNEEAATYVKIVDEGIHELFVEYVALPLPLPLTPTYVEEANNGTVKAEDPQGGNLLASNGLGLTDFDVYIMETTSQQSKSELDQYLEESLLPRVHEFDVVGWWKLNRMKYPTLSKMARDILSIPVSTVPVGSVFDTVGKEMDRYRCSLRPETVEALICAKDWIQGVSVDTSIVPVKMEVPI; from the coding sequence ATGTCAACCCCGACTGTTGATGCACCAGCCCCTGATATCAAGCCTGATATGGCCGCTGATATGACCGCCGATATCCCCACTGACATCACCGCTGATGTTGAGATGCCTACTGCTGCTGCAAACAATCAGATTGTCCCAGTTGAGCCACAGCCCAACAATATAGAAACACCACCTAGCAACCCAGAAACTCAACCTAACAAGCGTAGAAAGAAGAAGTCTATAGTTTGGGAACACTTCACCATTGAAACAGTTGGTGCTGGTTGTCGAAGGGCATGTTGTAAGCAATGCAAGCAATCATTCGCATACAGTACGGGCTCAAAAGTAGCAGGCACTAGTCATCTTAAACGCCACATTGCTAAAGGAACCTGCCCAGTTGTCCTTCGTAATCAGGAGAAAAATCAGTCCAGCCCATTTAGTGCACCTTCAAAGGTTGGTGGATATGGGGCAGGTACTGATACTCCAAGACGTCGTTACAGAACTACTGCACCACCTTACGTTTCATTTGATCCTGACCGCTGCCGTGATGAGATTTCTAGGATGATAATCATGCATGATTACCCCCTTAACATTGTTGAGCATCCTGGCTTTGTTGCTTTTGTTCAGAATCTTCAGCCTCGATTCGATATGGTGAGTTTCAACACTGTCCAAGGGGATTGTGTAGCAACCTACCTCAGGGAAAAACAGTCCATTCAAAAGGTGATTGAAGCAATGCCAGGACGTATTTGCCTCACCCTGGATATGTGGTCTTCTTGCCGAGGACTAGGCTACGTCTTTCTAAGCGGGCATTTTATTGATAGTGAGTGGAAAATGCACAGGAAGCTTCTCAATGTCATCATGGAACCTTATCCAGATTCAGATGCTGCTTTCAGCCATGCAGTCGCTGCTTGTTTATCAGATTGGAGCATGGAGGGAAAGTTATTCTCTGTCACCATAAATCAGTCCTTGAGTGATGCTGCAGTTGATAATTTAAGAGCTCTGCTGTCTGTCAAGAACCCTCTTGTTCTCAATGGTCAGCTCTTGCTGGGCAATTGTCTTGCTAGAAGTCTGAGTAGCATTGCCCAAGATGCATTAACGTCTGTGTTCGGAACGGTTAAGAAAGTTAGAGACAGTGTGAAATATGTGAAAACTTCAGAATCCCACGAGGAGAAGTTTCTTGAGCTCAAGCAGCAACTTCAAGTGCCTAGCACAAAAGTTCTAGCCATCGACGACCTAACTAAATGGAACACAACATATGAAATGCTGTTGGCTGCATCTGAACTGAAAGAAGTTTTCTCATGTCTGGATACTTCAGACCCTGATTACAAAGAGGCACCGTCACTGGAAGACTGGAAGCAGGTGGAGACACTGTGCACGTACCTGAAACCCCTTTTTGAGACGGCTAACCTCCTGACGGTCCCGACTGTTCCGACAACAAACACATTCTTCCATGAAGCTTGGAAGATTCAGTTGGAGCTTGGACGTGCAGCAGGAAGCGAGGATCCCTTCATTAGCAGGCTCACCAAGTCCATGCAAGAGAAATTTGACAGGTATTGGAAGAGTTGCTGCTTTATATTAGCAATTGCTGTGGTCATGGATCCCAGGTTCAAGATGAAGCTCGTGGAATTCAGTTTCTCCAAGATCTACAACGAAGAGGCTGCCACATATGTAAAGATTGTTGATGAGGGCATCCACGAGCTGTTCGTGGAGTATGTTGCGCTCCCGCTCCCGCTGCCACTGACTCCAACGTATGTCGAAGAAGCAAATAACGGTACCGTGAAGGCTGAGGATCCGCAAGGAGGGAATCTGCTAGCGTCAAATGGGCTTGGGCTCACGGATTTCGATGTGTACATCATGGAGACGACGAGCCAGCAGTCGAAATCAGAATTGGATCAGTACTTGGAGGAGTCTTTGCTGCCTCGGGTTCATGAATTTGACGTGGTAGGGTGGTGGAAGCTAAACAGAATGAAGTACCCAACCCTTTCAAAGATGGCTCGTGATATCTTGTCAATCCCAGTCTCCACCGTGCCGGTGGGCTCAGTGTTCGATACTGTGGGCAAAGAGATGGATCGTTACAGGTGTTCATTGCGACCGGAGACGGTGGAAGCTCTGATATGCGCCAAGGACTGGATTCAGGGCGTGTCTGTCGATACTTCAATTGTACCTGTAAAAATGGAAGTACCTATTTag